From the Lactuca sativa cultivar Salinas chromosome 9, Lsat_Salinas_v11, whole genome shotgun sequence genome, the window GCCTGAAAACCTGGAGAAATCAAGCGACCCCAAACCCTCTCAAGCCGATTCTGCTTCACTTGTCAGACAAGCTTCCCTTCTGCTGGTCATCTACCTCTCTTTGGGTGTCAGCATCTACTACTTCAACAGAGATCATTTCTCAGGGCTGGAAACCCATCCAATCGTGGACGCCCTATACTTCTGCATTGTGACTATGTGCACCATCGGGTATGGCGACATTGCGCCTGTGACGCCATCTGCAAAACTCTTCTCCTGCTTCTTTGTGTTGGTAGGTTTCGGGTTTATTGATATAATGTTGTCTGGGGTTGTGAATTACGTCCTGGATCTGCAAGAGAAGATGATATTGAATAGCACTAAAATGAATCACGGAGATGCAGGTGGTCACCACGTGGAAGAAAGGAGATTCTCTCCGATAGACTACGTATTTGATTTTGCAAAAGGGAGGATGAGGATCAGGTTGAAGGTTGGGCTGGCTTTGGGTGTGGTTCTTTTAAGTATAGGTTTGGGGACGCTGGTGTTATACTCTGTGGAAGGTCTGGATTGGATTGATTCGTTATACCTGTCTGTTCTTTCGGTGACTACAGTTGGGTATGGAGACAGGGCATTCAGAACCCTTCCTGGAAGATTGTTTGCATCGTTTTGGCTTCTCTTCTCGACTCTGATGGTGGCGCGTGCCTTTTTGTATTTAGCCGAGGCCAGAATCCATAAGAGGCATAGGAGAATAGCCAATTGGGTTTTGCACCGTCAAATCACTGTCAAGGACTTGTTAGCTGCTGACATCAATAACAATGGCTTCCTTAGGTTGGTTTGTATCTCTATCTCCATCTCCATCTCCATGTATTGTTGAGTTTCCCTATAAACCTTCTTTTCCTACATATCACATATTTAGAGTAATCTATATGTACTCCAATTCAATGAAAGGACTCTAACTACAGCCCTAGGTCAAACCTTATATAATATGGTTCACTAATAAAAATTGTTAGGGATCCATACATTGGTCTAGGGATGGGAACCTGGTTTGAAATGACATGCTTGGTTTTTTTTCATTGACCACATAtgatacaatttttatataatttggttTTCAGGAGAATGGGTTTAATTATTATAGGCAATCATTGATTTGTTTCAGTCACTTTATAATATAATTTTGAATCATCCctcttaacaaaaaaaaaaaaaaaaaaaaaaaaaaaaaaaacattgataaAGAAGATAGCATGTGAAGTGTGAACCACCAACAATCATAGGAATCTAAGGCACCTAActctttttatctttttatatttTGGGATGGAAACATAAATAGATACTGATAACCGCTTgtttggtggtgatggtgaaagTAGGGAAACGTAAGTAAAGATGCTATAAGTGCTTGCGTTTAAAGTATTGATTGTTGCTTGTATTGGAAATTTGGTTGAGTAAATAATAATTTTATGATATTTGGAAATGCAGCAAATCTGAATACATCGTGTTTAAGCTGAAAGAAATGGGGAAGATCGAAGAGAGAGAGATATTGGAGATATGCAAGCAGTTCAACAAGCTTGATGGCACCAATTCTGGGAAGATAACACTACGACGTCTGTTGGCAGGTCGCAACATTTAGTTTATTCTTGATTCCAAGTCCAAGCAATTGTTGTCacaacaataagttctaaaaggaaaaatgtacaAATGGATGTAATTAATGGTAATGTAGGGAAGATTATATTGGTGGAACCAGTAGCACAAAATATATTAAATTTTGTCCATTAAATATTAGAGGAAACCGTCCATACACATTACCTAATAAACCCTTGTATAATTGTGTTTATATTTCCAACCATTTTTGTAGCTATAGATCCCCATAAACATAAAGACTACCCATtagttttttggtgttttgaatatCCGTTCATTCACGCTCACTATCTTTATGGATTGTTCCTGGCATAACAAATATTGTTCGGAAACCATAGACTGGCTCACAACGAGCTTGTATCCACAAAATCTTAGTGGCTATTCAGGAGAGGTAGCAAATCTGGCATTCATTCTGTCTTTTTATCTTACACGACACAAATTAATTTTTCTTAAGCAGAACAAGACAAGACACAATATTATGTTGTTGTTCGTTAACACAAACACGACACAATAAAAACAAGGCAAAAATGAAAAGACGATAACACgacaaaaaacaacaaaaaataaaaatttgcatAATACCATTAAGTTCttgtaaaaaataatttaaaattgaaaaacaCGACACAAATGCAACATTTCGTGTTATTAGCGTCtcgaattttgaacacgaacacgacacgacttTGTGTTTCTTATATATGATACGAACATGACACAAACATGAATTCGAAATTCGATTTTTTCCCAATATTTTTATTGTGTCATGTCAACTTTGTCACCTTTACTATCTAGTGTTGGAACTTTGTTAAATGGAAAACACTCTCT encodes:
- the LOC111908775 gene encoding two-pore potassium channel 5, yielding MEADPFLGFYPNRGDINVADGSPSLSDFSFTPFPEHQDNIEAQYTLDNSCQDSSLPIVSYTSLLLLDHSKSKKHKFHRCKTAPAMVVMPENLEKSSDPKPSQADSASLVRQASLLLVIYLSLGVSIYYFNRDHFSGLETHPIVDALYFCIVTMCTIGYGDIAPVTPSAKLFSCFFVLVGFGFIDIMLSGVVNYVLDLQEKMILNSTKMNHGDAGGHHVEERRFSPIDYVFDFAKGRMRIRLKVGLALGVVLLSIGLGTLVLYSVEGLDWIDSLYLSVLSVTTVGYGDRAFRTLPGRLFASFWLLFSTLMVARAFLYLAEARIHKRHRRIANWVLHRQITVKDLLAADINNNGFLSKSEYIVFKLKEMGKIEEREILEICKQFNKLDGTNSGKITLRRLLAGRNI